In a genomic window of Diabrotica undecimpunctata isolate CICGRU chromosome 2, icDiaUnde3, whole genome shotgun sequence:
- the LOC140433812 gene encoding uncharacterized protein, with amino-acid sequence MRALCGTYWGSDPKTHQIVHNGLLQSHLDYGCQKLSDCPKALINRLDKLQYKSIRIITGCMRSTPIHALLGESGQIPLKYRWEWLNSKFLLKNLILTNNPISSALNQLQISMQSNHNYWNKKSIPLLVSIMNKFQHTPNLFSSDLFPCHNFELEYQLTSIPIRNVQSNKGDEHAIIQFQRISLDNPLHTIIFTDGSVDSRGSAGFGVFCPDFEYSYSSKLPTQTQVCTAEIIAINHAIQFVLKKDIKRALILSDSKSAIQKIGKTSYSMETKHTSIMTKRGIIEANQQNISIILAWIQGIRILRAIVLQTNWQI; translated from the coding sequence ATGAGAGCTCTATGTGGAACATATTGGGGTAGTGATCCTAAAACTCATCAGATAGTTCATAATGGTTTGTTACAGAGTCATTTAGATTATGGATGTCAAAAATTATCAGATTGTCCTAAGGCGCTAATCAACAGGTTAGATAAGTTACAATATAAGAGTATTCGTATCATAACCGGATGTATGAGATCTACCCCTATTCATGCATTGTTAGGTGAAAGTGGTCAAATTCCTCTTAAGTACAGATGGGAATGGCTTAATTCTAAATTCCTCCTAAAAAATCTTATACTAACTAATAATCCAATAAGTTCTGCCTTGAATCAATTACAAATATCAATGCAATCAAATCATAATTACTGGAATAAAAAAAGTATTCCCCTCTTAGTTTCCATCATGAATAAATTCCAGCATACCCcaaatttattttctagtgacTTATTTCCGTGCCACAATTTTGAATTAGAATATCAATTAACTTCTATCCCTATTAGGAATGTGCAATCTAATAAAGGTGATGAGCATGCAATAATTCAATTTCAAAGAATCTCACTTGACAATCCACTTCACACTATAATCTTTACAGATGGGTCAGTTGATAGTAGGGGCTCAGCAGGATTTGGTGTTTTTTGTCCTGACTTTGAATACTCATACTCTAGTAAACTCCCTACGCAGACTCAAGTTTGCACTGCAGAGATTATTGCAATTAATCATGCGATTCAATTTGTCTTGAAGAAGGATATCAAGAGGGCCttaatcttgtctgattctaaGAGTGCTATCCAAAAGATAGGGAAAACATCTTACTCAATGGAAACTAAACATACCTCTATTATGACCAAAAGGGGCATTATAGAAGCCAATcaacagaacatcagtattattcTGGCTTGGATTCAGGGTATTCGGATATTAAGGGCAATTGTGTTGCAGACAAATTGGCAAATATAG